ATCTATGCTCGACCTCTGGCGGCCGCGAAGGCCGCCGGTTGCGAGTTGCCGCGCATACAGGCGCTGTACCAGGCCTTGAGTTTTATTGATCGGCACAACCGCTGAGTCGGGGGGAAGCGTCATGGCAACGGGATTGGGCGACAAACTGGTGCTGGCGATTTCGTCGCGGGCACTGTTCGACCTGAGCGACAGCCACAAGGTCTACCTGGCCCAAGGGGTGGAGGCGTACCGCAAATACCAGATCGAGCACGAGGAGGAAATCCTCGAACCCGGCGATGCCTTCCCGCTGGTCAAGAAACTGCTGAGCCTCAACGCCAGCCTGGGGCGCGCCCGGGTCGAGGTGGTGTTGGTGTCGCGTAACAGCGCAGACACCGGCCTGCGTGTGTTCAACTCGATCCAGCATTACGGCCTGGATATTTCCCGCGCCGCTTTCGTAGGCGGGCGTAGTCCTTATCCTTATTTGGCGGCATTTGGTTGCCACCTGTTTCTTTCGACCCATGCTGAAGATGTGCGCAGTGCCCTGGACGCCGGCTTCGCCGCCGCGACCATTTTGTCCGGCGGCGCGCGTCGTGCTTGCAGTGAAGAGTTGCGCATCGCCTTTGACGGTGACGCGGTGTTGTTTTCCGATGAGTCCGAGCGTGTCTACCAGGCCGGCGGCTTGGCGGCGTTCCAGGCCAGCGAGCGCGAATCGGCCCGACAGCCCTTGCATGGCGGCCCCTTCAAGGGGTTCCTGGCGGCGCTCAACTTGTTGCAGCGCGAGTTTCCAGACGATGCCTGCCCGATCCGCACGGCGCTGGTTACCGCCCGCTCGGCGCCGTCTCACGAGCGCGTGATTCG
This region of Pseudomonas asgharzadehiana genomic DNA includes:
- a CDS encoding 5'-nucleotidase; this encodes MATGLGDKLVLAISSRALFDLSDSHKVYLAQGVEAYRKYQIEHEEEILEPGDAFPLVKKLLSLNASLGRARVEVVLVSRNSADTGLRVFNSIQHYGLDISRAAFVGGRSPYPYLAAFGCHLFLSTHAEDVRSALDAGFAAATILSGGARRACSEELRIAFDGDAVLFSDESERVYQAGGLAAFQASERESARQPLHGGPFKGFLAALNLLQREFPDDACPIRTALVTARSAPSHERVIRTLREWDIRLDESLFLGGLEKSAFLEAFAADVFFDDQAGHCEKAREVVATGHVPHGISNEVRIQAEP